One genomic window of Solanum stenotomum isolate F172 chromosome 9, ASM1918654v1, whole genome shotgun sequence includes the following:
- the LOC125877297 gene encoding beta-amyrin 28-monooxygenase-like — MEFFFLSLLLIISFLFSLSLHLLYFNKNSSVLPGTLPPGKTGWPFIGETLEFLSTGWKGHPEKFIFDRMSKYSSSVFRTHLLLENSAVFCGASGNKFLFSNENKLVQVWWPDSINKIFPSSVDQNTKTTSINEQGIRMRRLLPNFFKPEALQRYVGIMDSIAQRHFESFWEKKSQVQVYPLAKSYTFWLACRLFVSIEDPEHVAKFAKPFDVLAAGLISIPINLPGTSYNRSIKASNLIRKELLMIIKQRKVDLCEGKASATQDILSHMLLTSDENGKFMPDLDIACKILGLLVGGHDTASSACTSIVKYLAELPHVYQAVYNEQMEISKSKAAGELLTWDDLQKMKYSWNVVCEVLRLAPPLQGAFREAIVDFIFNGFSIPKGWKLYWNSNTTHRNPEYFPEPLNFDPSRFEGSGPAPYTFVPFGGGPRMCPGKEYARLEILVFMHHIVKRFKWNKVIHDEKIIIDPMPVPAKGLPIKLYPHQLY; from the exons ATGGAGTTCTTCTTTCTATCTCTCCTTCTCATCATTTCCTTCTTGTTTTCACTCTCCCTTCATCTTCTTTACTTCAATAAAAATTCATCAGTCTTGCCCGGGACTCTACCCCCGGGCAAGACTGGATGGCCATTCATTGGAGAAACCCTCGAGTTTCTCTCAACTGGTTGGAAAGGTCATCCTGAAAAATTCATCTTCGATAGAATGTCTAAGTACTCCTCTAGTGTCTTTAGAACACACCTTTTATTAGAAAATTCAGCAGTTTTTTGTGGTGCTTCCGGTAATAAATTCTTATTTTCAAACGAAAATAAACTCGTACAAGTATGGTGGCCTGATTCAATCAACAAAATTTTCCCATCTTCGGTTGATCAAAATACGAAGACAACTAGTATAAATGAACAAGGCATTAGGATGAGAAGATTACTTCCGAATTTCTTCAAGCCTGAGGCTCTTCAACGTTACGTTGGGATAATGGATTCGATTGCTCAACGccattttgagtcattttgGGAGAAGAAGAGTCAAGTTCAAGTTTACCCTCTTGCCAAAAGCTATACTTTTTGGTTGGCTTGTAGATTGTTTGTGAGCATTGAAGATCCTGAACATGTTGCTAAATTTGCAAAACCCTTTGATGTTTTGGCTGCTGGATTGATTTCTATTCCCATTAACTTGCCAG GAACGTCGTATAACCGTTCGATCAAAGCGTCGAATTTGATAAGAAAGGAGCTTTTGATGATCATAAAGCAAAGGAAGGTGGATTTGTGTGAGGGAAAAGCATCAGCAACACAAGATATATTGTCACACATGCTATTAACAAGTGATGAAAATGGGAAGTTCATGCCTGATTTGGACATAGCTTGTAAAATATTAGGGCTGTTGGTTGGTGGACATGACACTGCTAGCTCTGCATGTACTTCTATTGTGAAGTATCTTGCTGAGCTTCCTCATGTTTATCAAGCTGTCTACAATG AGCAAATGGAAATTTCCAAGTCAAAAGCAGCAGGAGAATTATTGACATGGGATGATCTTCAGAAGATGAAATATTCATGGAATGTGGTATGTGAGGTTTTAAGACTTGCACCACCTCTCCAAGGTGCTTTCAGAGAAGCCATTGTTGATTTCATCTTTAATGGTTTCTCAATTCCTAAAGGATGGAAG CTATATTGGAACTCAAATACAACTCACAGAAATCCAGAATATTTTCCAGAACCACTAAATTTTGATCCATCAAGATTTGAAGGATCAGGACCAGCTCCTTACACATTTGTTCCATTTGGAGGAGGTCCTAGGATGTGTCCTGGAAAAGAGTATGCAAGATTAGAAATACTTGTATTCATGCACCATATTGTCAAAAGGTTTAAGTGGAACAAAGTTATTCATGATGAGAAGATTATTATTGATCCAATGCCTGTTCCTGCCAAGGGTCTTCCAATTAAACTCTACCCTCATCAActttattag